The proteins below are encoded in one region of Mya arenaria isolate MELC-2E11 chromosome 15, ASM2691426v1:
- the LOC128219142 gene encoding thrombospondin-2-like: MRYSHVLQIACILFEVRQAASNEEGEWTEWSQWSECSVTCGYGLYKRQKTWQPSVPDARGGGDTDPYTFEDILECITRVSCPRDGAWGYWGAWSECSRMCDGGTTTRKRECVAPRPENGGKPCEGKDHAKTTCNDWKCPTLPDHFDVRLCNETTYMCLSQKQCIPAAKRCDNVLQCHDGSDEHKCEYYYFSSANFVSISALIWTCLTTVVFLTMGS; encoded by the exons ATGAGGTACAGTCATGTTCTACAGATAGCATGTATTCTTTTTGAAG TCCGCCAGGCGGCGTCTAACGAGGAGGGGGAATGGACGGAGTGGTCCCAGTGGTCGGAGTGTTCCGTCACGTGCGGGTATGGCCTTTACAAACGCCAGAAGACATGGCAGCCAAGTGTACCTGACGCCCGCGGAGGAGGCGATACTGATCCGTACACGTTCGAGGATATCCTGGAGTGTATAACTAGAGTGTCGTGTCCAC GTGATGGAGCGTGGGGTTACTGGGGCGCCTGGAGCGAGTGTTCCCGTATGTGTGACGGCGGTACCACAACTAGAAAACGCGAGTGTGTTGCACCTAGACCGGAAAATGGCGGGAAACCCTGTGAGGGCAAGGACCACGCTAAAACAACATGTAACGATTGGAAGTGCCCGA CCTTGCCCGACCATTTTGATGTCCGCCTATGCAACGAGACGACGTACATGTGTCTGAGCCAGAAGCAGTGTATCCCCGCGGCCAAACGCTGTGACAACGTGCTGCAGTGCCACGACGGGTCTGATGAGCACAAGTGTGAATACTACTACT TTTCCAGTGCAAATTTTGTGAGCATATCAGCCTTGATTTGGACATGCCTGACCACTGTGGTATTCTTAACAATGGGATCCTGA